A region of Streptomyces halobius DNA encodes the following proteins:
- a CDS encoding right-handed parallel beta-helix repeat-containing protein has product MAQGSVQVTHSGTSRWRRRTGEYSSLAAALEAAGDGDVLTVPAGTYRENLVLVRAVTVRGPEGARGSVRIAPADGVALTIRASATVHDLHLEATDSASPALLVEHGSPELADLRVVTRSASGIEVRGGARPTVRRCTVDNASGVGISVLDGAGGVFEECEVMAAGQAGVAVRGGGHPRLENCRIHHASGAGLSVNGEGSAVEAVGCELYEIKGAGIQVAARATGHLTDCTVHRTSADGVTLDTDAVLTLADCDIHDVPENAVDLRSRSVLTLTRGTVRHFGRNGLSVWDPGTRVDANQCEIHDSTGDYPAVWVSDGATAVLDSTRVHDVPDALFVLDRGSRADVVDCDISQVRNTAVSVSDGATVQLDDCRIREAATGAWFRDHGSGGTLANCSIDGAQTGVIVTKGADPTIEGCTVSAPAEAGFYVSAEGRGTFNGCRVTGSSGFGFHVIDGCRTTLTRCRTERCARGGYEFAEGGAGKGDGPVVTDCTSDESRTAPAPPVGAAPAVQTATQTTGLLGNVPVIPAQRTPQDVVAAEPAVDSRPSDEVLGELDTLVGLDSVKREVRSLINMIEVGRRRQQAGLKAASVRRHLVFTGSPGTGKTTVARLYGEILASLGVLQRGHLVEVARVDLVGEHIGSTAIRTQEAFDRARGGVLFIDEAYALSPEDSGRDFGKEAIDTLVKLMEDHRDAVVVIVAGYTAEMERFLSVNPGVASRFSRTITFGDYSPEELLRIVEQQGEEHEYRLAEGTGEAVLKYFTALPKGPSFGNGRTARQTFEAMVERHAGRVAQLTDPSTDDLTLLYAEDLPGLP; this is encoded by the coding sequence ATGGCACAGGGCTCGGTCCAGGTGACGCACTCCGGAACGTCGCGTTGGCGGCGCCGTACAGGGGAGTACAGCTCGCTCGCCGCCGCCCTGGAGGCCGCCGGGGACGGTGATGTGCTGACCGTGCCGGCCGGTACGTACCGGGAGAATCTGGTGCTGGTGCGTGCGGTGACGGTGCGCGGCCCCGAGGGTGCGCGCGGTTCGGTGCGGATCGCCCCGGCCGACGGCGTGGCACTGACCATACGTGCCTCGGCGACCGTCCACGATCTGCATCTGGAGGCGACGGACTCGGCCTCGCCCGCGCTGCTGGTGGAGCACGGCTCCCCGGAGCTGGCCGATCTGCGGGTGGTGACCCGCTCCGCGTCCGGCATCGAGGTCCGCGGCGGCGCCCGTCCGACGGTGCGCCGCTGCACGGTCGACAATGCGAGCGGGGTGGGCATCAGCGTCCTGGACGGGGCCGGCGGGGTCTTCGAGGAGTGCGAGGTGATGGCCGCCGGGCAGGCCGGTGTGGCGGTGCGCGGCGGGGGCCATCCGCGGCTGGAGAACTGCCGGATCCACCACGCGTCCGGCGCCGGACTGTCGGTCAACGGCGAGGGCAGCGCGGTCGAGGCGGTGGGCTGCGAGCTGTACGAGATCAAGGGCGCCGGGATCCAGGTGGCGGCGCGGGCCACCGGCCATCTCACCGACTGCACGGTGCACCGCACCTCGGCGGACGGCGTCACGCTGGACACCGACGCGGTCCTCACGCTCGCCGACTGCGATATCCACGACGTCCCGGAGAACGCGGTCGATCTGCGGTCCCGTTCGGTGCTGACGCTGACCCGCGGCACGGTGCGGCACTTCGGCCGCAACGGTCTGTCCGTGTGGGACCCGGGCACCCGGGTGGACGCCAACCAGTGCGAGATCCACGACAGTACGGGCGACTATCCGGCGGTATGGGTGAGCGACGGCGCGACGGCCGTGCTGGACTCGACGCGGGTGCACGACGTACCGGACGCGCTGTTCGTGCTGGACCGGGGCTCGCGCGCGGATGTGGTGGACTGCGACATCTCCCAGGTGCGCAACACCGCGGTGTCGGTGAGCGACGGGGCGACGGTGCAGCTGGACGACTGCCGGATCCGGGAGGCGGCGACCGGTGCGTGGTTCCGCGATCACGGCAGCGGCGGCACGCTCGCCAACTGCTCCATCGACGGCGCGCAGACCGGCGTGATCGTCACCAAGGGCGCCGATCCCACCATCGAGGGCTGCACCGTCAGTGCACCGGCCGAGGCCGGTTTCTATGTCTCCGCCGAGGGCCGTGGCACCTTCAACGGCTGCCGGGTCACTGGGAGTTCGGGCTTCGGCTTCCATGTGATCGACGGCTGCCGTACCACGCTCACGCGCTGCCGTACGGAGCGCTGTGCGCGCGGCGGCTACGAGTTCGCCGAAGGCGGCGCCGGGAAGGGCGACGGGCCGGTGGTCACGGACTGCACCAGCGACGAGAGCCGGACGGCACCGGCACCCCCCGTCGGGGCGGCGCCCGCCGTGCAGACGGCGACGCAGACCACCGGGCTGCTGGGCAACGTTCCGGTGATTCCCGCCCAGCGCACACCGCAGGACGTGGTGGCCGCCGAGCCGGCCGTCGACAGCCGCCCCTCCGACGAGGTGCTGGGCGAACTGGACACCCTCGTCGGGCTGGACAGCGTCAAGCGTGAGGTGCGCAGCCTGATCAACATGATCGAGGTGGGGCGCAGGCGGCAGCAGGCGGGCCTGAAGGCCGCGTCGGTGCGCCGCCATCTGGTGTTCACCGGCTCCCCCGGTACCGGCAAAACGACGGTGGCCCGGTTGTACGGCGAGATCCTGGCCTCCCTGGGGGTGCTGCAGCGCGGTCATCTGGTCGAGGTGGCGCGGGTCGACCTGGTGGGCGAGCACATCGGGTCGACGGCGATCCGTACCCAGGAGGCGTTCGACCGGGCGCGCGGCGGGGTGCTCTTCATCGACGAGGCGTACGCCCTCTCCCCCGAGGACTCCGGCCGGGACTTCGGCAAGGAGGCCATCGACACGCTGGTGAAGCTGATGGAGGACCACCGGGACGCGGTGGTGGTGATCGTGGCGGGCTACACCGCCGAGATGGAGCGCTTTCTGTCCGTCAACCCGGGTGTGGCATCCCGTTTCTCACGGACCATCACCTTCGGCGACTACTCCCCCGAGGAACTGCTGCGGATCGTCGAGCAGCAGGGCGAGGAGCATGAGTACCGGCTCGCCGAGGGAACCGGCGAGGCGGTGCTGAAGTACTTCACCGCGCTCCCCAAGGGGCCCTCCTTCGGCAACGGCCGTACCGCGCGGCAGACGTTCGAGGCGATGGTCGAGCGGCACGCGGGCCGGGTCGCGCAGCTGACCGACCCGAGCACCGACGACCTCACCCTGCTCTACGCGGAGGATCTGCCCGGACTGCCCTGA
- a CDS encoding SRPBCC family protein yields the protein MARRLRPVELDFVESAPLRLVFAAEIAAPPQAVFAALAEDVEGWSRWFTGVSRSAATDGGKRREVRLTGGGRFTETVLAAEPDEYYAYRVDTTNAPGLHALLEDWRLTPSGTGARVRWTFAMDGPTPFRWTLTLARPGLDRAFQKSMRALDRRIAGRLPNVDR from the coding sequence ATGGCACGCCGACTCCGCCCAGTAGAGCTCGACTTCGTCGAATCCGCCCCGCTGCGGCTGGTGTTCGCCGCGGAGATCGCCGCGCCGCCGCAGGCGGTCTTCGCCGCGCTGGCGGAGGATGTCGAGGGCTGGTCCCGCTGGTTCACGGGCGTGTCGCGGTCGGCTGCGACGGACGGCGGCAAGCGCCGCGAGGTGCGGCTGACGGGCGGCGGCCGCTTCACCGAGACGGTGCTCGCCGCCGAGCCGGACGAGTACTACGCCTACCGCGTCGACACCACCAACGCCCCTGGCCTGCACGCCCTGTTGGAGGACTGGCGGCTGACGCCGTCCGGCACCGGGGCCCGGGTGCGGTGGACATTCGCCATGGACGGCCCGACACCGTTCCGCTGGACGCTGACACTGGCCCGGCCAGGCCTGGACCGCGCCTTCCAGAAGTCAATGCGGGCCCTGGATCGCCGAATTGCCGGTCGCCTCCCGAACGTTGACCGATAG
- a CDS encoding DeoR/GlpR family DNA-binding transcription regulator encodes MTDNQNLLAEQRRALILDEVRRRGGVRVNELTRKLGVSDMTVRRDLDSLARQGAVEKVHGGAVPVSEPSAHEPGFEAKSALELSAKEAIAKAAAEMAAPGSAVALAGGTTAFALAQQLLDVPDLTVVTNSVRVADVFYTAQRAAASGGAGPRPGAATIVLTGGVRTPSDTLVGPVADAAIRSLHFDVLFLGVHGISVEAGLSTPNLAEAETNRHFVRSARRVVVVADHTKWGTVGLSSFASLDEVDVLVTDAGLTPEARAAFAELPPELVVAGEQPDAADPAARTATAARPDTAARAAEPVHADL; translated from the coding sequence GTGACCGACAACCAGAATCTCCTCGCGGAACAGCGGCGCGCCCTGATTCTCGACGAGGTCAGGCGGCGCGGCGGGGTGCGGGTCAATGAGCTCACCCGCAAGCTCGGCGTGTCGGATATGACGGTCCGTCGCGATCTGGACTCGCTGGCCCGCCAGGGCGCGGTGGAGAAGGTGCACGGCGGCGCGGTGCCGGTCAGTGAGCCGAGCGCGCACGAGCCGGGTTTTGAGGCGAAGTCGGCGCTGGAGCTGAGCGCCAAGGAGGCCATCGCCAAGGCCGCGGCCGAGATGGCGGCGCCGGGCAGCGCCGTCGCGCTGGCGGGCGGCACCACCGCGTTCGCGCTGGCGCAGCAGCTGCTGGATGTCCCGGATCTGACGGTCGTGACGAACTCGGTGCGGGTGGCCGATGTGTTCTACACCGCGCAGCGAGCGGCCGCGAGCGGCGGTGCGGGGCCGCGGCCGGGGGCCGCGACCATCGTACTGACGGGCGGGGTGCGTACGCCCTCGGACACCCTGGTGGGCCCGGTGGCGGATGCCGCGATCCGGTCGCTGCACTTCGATGTGCTCTTCCTCGGGGTGCACGGCATATCGGTGGAGGCGGGGCTGTCGACGCCGAATCTGGCGGAGGCGGAGACCAACCGGCATTTCGTACGGTCCGCGCGACGGGTGGTGGTGGTCGCCGACCACACCAAGTGGGGTACGGTCGGCCTGAGTTCGTTCGCCTCGCTGGACGAGGTGGACGTGCTGGTGACGGATGCCGGGCTGACCCCGGAGGCGCGCGCGGCGTTCGCGGAGCTGCCGCCGGAGCTGGTGGTCGCCGGCGAGCAGCCGGACGCCGCCGATCCGGCCGCACGAACCGCTACGGCCGCACGCCCCGATACGGCGGCGCGGGCCGCTGAACCGGTGCACGCCGACCTCTGA
- a CDS encoding MEDS domain-containing protein yields the protein MSKPARDSSGHLIPVQRLEPGDHAFVSYGDDEVRWDVVTAFVRLGLARGEKVLVLPCPRVPGEEVLARIDFPSRSTALARERGQLVMSSMREVIEPDREFTVARQLARLRTETDRATAEGYTGLRAFIDMGWLAALGMDTGAVAHRETHADALFTGGSYTEVCAYDRRRFDRGLLGAMERAHPRALLERLGSLRAVRDAEDALRFIGEADTANRAAFTRSLEIALARTASARRLTVDLTGLHFLSVGCATSLLAQVSGAVAHERVEVRCDRGQARILRRLGAGAVPRLAPMEVVRPW from the coding sequence GTGTCGAAACCGGCGAGGGACAGCAGCGGCCATCTCATCCCCGTCCAGCGTCTGGAGCCCGGGGATCACGCCTTTGTGAGCTACGGCGATGACGAGGTGCGCTGGGACGTGGTCACGGCCTTCGTGCGCCTCGGGCTCGCCCGCGGCGAAAAAGTGCTGGTCCTCCCCTGCCCCAGGGTCCCCGGGGAAGAGGTGCTGGCCAGGATCGACTTCCCCAGCCGCAGCACGGCGCTGGCCCGCGAGCGCGGCCAGTTGGTGATGAGCAGCATGCGGGAGGTGATCGAGCCGGACAGGGAGTTCACCGTCGCACGGCAGCTGGCCCGGCTGCGCACGGAGACGGACCGGGCGACGGCCGAGGGGTACACCGGCCTGCGGGCGTTCATCGACATGGGCTGGTTGGCCGCGCTCGGCATGGACACCGGCGCGGTGGCCCACCGCGAGACCCATGCGGACGCGCTCTTCACCGGCGGGTCGTACACCGAGGTCTGCGCCTACGACCGCCGCCGCTTCGACCGCGGGCTGCTCGGCGCCATGGAACGGGCGCATCCGCGTGCCCTCCTGGAGCGGCTGGGCAGTCTGCGCGCGGTGCGCGACGCGGAGGACGCGCTGCGGTTCATCGGCGAGGCGGACACCGCGAACCGGGCCGCGTTCACCCGTTCGCTGGAGATCGCGCTGGCCCGTACTGCGTCGGCCCGGCGGCTGACCGTCGATCTGACCGGGCTGCACTTTCTGTCCGTCGGCTGCGCCACCAGCCTGCTCGCCCAGGTCAGCGGAGCCGTGGCACATGAAAGGGTCGAGGTGCGCTGTGACCGGGGGCAGGCCCGGATACTGCGGCGGCTGGGCGCCGGGGCGGTGCCCCGGCTGGCGCCGATGGAGGTGGTACGGCCGTGGTGA
- a CDS encoding ATP-binding protein, protein MVNPEPAGAAGAPAEESGRRLLQRRFTARLLPQLRLLVEECAAREGLREPRRGEFVLAVDEIAGNAVEHAGGSGRLVLRRVGDELECRISDAGPGFSEAVIPELLPGLDGAPKGRGLWLARLVSDRFAVAAAPDAAGTAGTGGGASGGADVSGAVVTVAVQLR, encoded by the coding sequence GTGGTGAATCCCGAACCAGCCGGCGCGGCCGGTGCGCCGGCGGAGGAGTCCGGCCGCCGGCTGCTGCAGCGTCGCTTCACCGCCCGGCTGCTGCCGCAGCTGCGGCTGCTGGTGGAGGAGTGCGCGGCCCGCGAGGGGCTGCGCGAACCACGGCGCGGCGAGTTCGTGCTGGCGGTGGACGAGATCGCCGGGAACGCCGTGGAGCACGCGGGCGGCTCCGGGCGGCTGGTACTGCGCCGGGTGGGCGATGAGCTGGAGTGCCGGATCAGCGACGCGGGGCCCGGCTTCAGCGAGGCGGTGATTCCCGAGCTGCTGCCTGGTCTTGACGGGGCGCCGAAGGGGCGCGGGCTGTGGCTGGCGCGGCTGGTGTCGGACCGGTTCGCGGTCGCCGCGGCGCCGGACGCGGCGGGGACGGCGGGCACCGGCGGCGGCGCATCCGGCGGCGCCGACGTGTCGGGTGCCGTGGTGACGGTGGCCGTACAGCTGCGCTGA
- a CDS encoding MOSC domain-containing protein: MLMPALRSIHLYPVKSLTGSGPGEAVVEPWGLAGDRRWMVVDAERGLLTQRPQPKLALAAAEALPGGALRLTAPGMRPLTVEVPAPGETVPVEVWRDKVEAVPADRAAAEWFGAYLGVEAELVHLDAPERRRPVDPVYSRPDDTVSFADGFPLLLTTTSSLDALNSLIAQGDHADEGPLPMNRFRPNVVVDGTAPWEEDEWRTVRIGEVVFEVAKPCSRCVVTTTDQRTAERGKEPLRTLARHRRFGDRLIFGQNLVPREVGTIRIGDRFEILG, from the coding sequence ATGCTCATGCCCGCGCTGCGATCGATCCATCTCTACCCGGTCAAATCCCTGACGGGGTCCGGTCCCGGCGAGGCGGTCGTGGAGCCGTGGGGGCTCGCCGGGGACCGACGCTGGATGGTGGTGGACGCCGAGCGCGGACTGCTGACCCAACGCCCCCAGCCGAAGCTGGCGTTGGCGGCTGCCGAGGCGCTCCCGGGCGGTGCCCTCCGGCTGACCGCGCCCGGGATGCGGCCACTGACGGTCGAGGTGCCCGCGCCCGGGGAGACGGTCCCGGTCGAGGTCTGGCGGGACAAGGTCGAGGCGGTGCCCGCGGACCGGGCCGCCGCCGAGTGGTTCGGCGCGTATCTGGGCGTCGAGGCCGAGCTGGTGCATCTCGACGCCCCGGAGCGGCGCCGGCCCGTCGACCCGGTGTACTCCCGCCCCGATGACACGGTCAGCTTCGCCGACGGTTTTCCGCTGCTGCTGACGACCACCTCCTCGCTGGACGCCCTCAATTCCCTCATCGCCCAGGGCGACCACGCCGATGAGGGCCCCCTTCCGATGAACCGTTTCCGGCCCAATGTGGTGGTGGACGGCACCGCGCCCTGGGAGGAGGACGAGTGGCGCACGGTCCGTATCGGCGAGGTGGTCTTCGAGGTCGCGAAGCCCTGCTCCCGTTGCGTGGTGACCACCACCGACCAGCGCACCGCCGAGCGCGGCAAGGAGCCGCTGCGCACGCTCGCGCGTCACCGGCGCTTCGGAGACCGGTTGATCTTCGGCCAGAATCTGGTGCCTCGGGAGGTCGGCACGATCCGTATCGGCGACCGTTTCGAGATACTCGGCTGA
- a CDS encoding (R)-mandelonitrile lyase — MHITRERPASQAGPAAHFTGTVWLDEIAAPPSPSRLRMFSVHFAPGAHTARHTHPHGQILHVTEGAGLVQRAGGAVEPIHAGDTVWIAPGERHWHGAAPDTFMTHLATVEAAADGTTTEWEELVGAEEYPGT, encoded by the coding sequence ATGCACATCACCCGGGAACGCCCCGCGAGCCAGGCGGGCCCCGCGGCCCACTTCACCGGCACCGTATGGCTCGACGAGATCGCCGCGCCGCCCTCGCCCTCCCGCCTCCGGATGTTCAGCGTCCATTTCGCCCCCGGCGCGCACACTGCCCGGCATACGCATCCACACGGCCAGATCCTGCATGTCACCGAGGGTGCCGGACTGGTGCAGCGCGCGGGCGGCGCCGTCGAGCCGATACACGCCGGAGACACGGTCTGGATCGCGCCAGGTGAGCGGCACTGGCACGGCGCGGCGCCGGACACCTTCATGACCCACCTGGCCACGGTCGAGGCCGCCGCCGACGGCACCACGACCGAGTGGGAGGAGTTGGTCGGCGCGGAGGAGTACCCCGGCACGTAA
- a CDS encoding ATP-binding protein, whose translation MIRQPSTHCTVELQALPARIRHVRRIVSAQLRYWHLDPLIDPAMLGVTELLANVHRHARPSKQCTLELCALLDQLTISVHDLDPTLPRIRTVDTWETSGRGLSLIAALSQSWGVRPNGTGKVVWFTLPVLVPALDEARQVPACWDTMPMEAARMTPGSRTRMRSASAG comes from the coding sequence GTGATCAGGCAGCCCAGCACACACTGCACGGTGGAGCTCCAGGCCCTTCCGGCCCGCATCCGGCATGTGCGCAGAATCGTCTCCGCGCAACTGCGGTACTGGCATCTCGACCCCCTGATCGATCCGGCGATGCTCGGCGTGACCGAACTGCTCGCGAACGTCCACCGGCACGCCCGCCCCAGCAAACAGTGCACCCTCGAACTCTGCGCCCTGCTCGATCAGTTGACGATCTCGGTGCACGATCTGGATCCGACACTGCCGCGGATCCGGACCGTCGACACCTGGGAGACCAGCGGGCGCGGCCTGTCACTGATCGCGGCGCTCAGCCAGAGCTGGGGAGTCCGCCCGAACGGTACCGGCAAGGTGGTGTGGTTCACCTTGCCGGTTCTCGTCCCCGCGCTTGACGAGGCCCGCCAGGTGCCCGCGTGCTGGGACACCATGCCGATGGAGGCGGCCCGCATGACGCCCGGCTCCCGCACCCGGATGCGGAGCGCGAGCGCCGGCTGA
- a CDS encoding MAB_1171c family putative transporter produces MTAVAIWRALGGSDARRRSLWGCFLGFSIALWTKTEVVRIGLNNSSITDASILLKHYSAGAAILAIMYYIVAVYGQYPADGEMARAVRVARVIQRVATKTALASFALMTIMFFTVVDRSVPSDRFVSDHAGQWGATAYMTVFYVYLGSASAICLYQWAGAFRREERRLLRVGLGMMAFAMVLGVFYSFGRMLAMWVWLADQPSYAVAHKIESSTEAMQLLLFVLFALGVSVPASEKGLRRAHAWWALARLYPMWRELMTAFPTIPMEPPRSRYRELTRRDMDAELRLDRWIHDVADAVEKLRHHVPDNLMAAAREKAAHGAVAQAYWIKAALAAKAGGAPAGPVAAFEQPAATDQDGAVAWLRRVARAYKKSSPAQAQSLLAAAGTAS; encoded by the coding sequence ATGACCGCCGTCGCCATCTGGCGCGCGCTCGGCGGTTCCGACGCCCGCCGAAGATCCCTCTGGGGCTGCTTCCTGGGCTTCTCCATCGCCCTGTGGACCAAGACCGAGGTCGTACGAATCGGGCTCAACAACAGCTCGATCACCGACGCCTCGATCCTGCTCAAGCACTACTCGGCTGGCGCAGCGATCTTGGCGATCATGTATTACATCGTCGCCGTGTACGGGCAGTACCCCGCTGACGGCGAGATGGCCCGCGCCGTACGAGTAGCCCGCGTCATCCAACGCGTAGCCACCAAGACGGCCCTCGCCAGCTTCGCCCTGATGACGATCATGTTCTTCACGGTCGTCGACCGGTCGGTACCGAGCGACCGCTTCGTCAGCGATCACGCCGGGCAGTGGGGCGCCACCGCCTACATGACCGTTTTCTACGTCTACCTGGGCTCCGCATCCGCCATCTGCCTCTACCAGTGGGCCGGCGCGTTCCGCCGTGAGGAACGCAGGCTGCTGCGTGTCGGCTTGGGCATGATGGCCTTCGCCATGGTCCTCGGCGTCTTCTACTCCTTCGGTCGCATGCTGGCCATGTGGGTCTGGCTCGCCGACCAACCCAGCTACGCCGTCGCCCACAAGATCGAGTCCTCCACCGAGGCGATGCAGCTTCTCCTCTTCGTGCTGTTCGCGCTCGGGGTATCGGTCCCAGCCTCGGAGAAGGGCCTCCGCCGCGCCCACGCCTGGTGGGCCCTCGCGCGCCTGTACCCGATGTGGCGCGAGCTGATGACCGCCTTCCCCACCATCCCGATGGAGCCGCCGCGCTCCCGGTACCGCGAGTTGACCCGCCGTGACATGGACGCCGAGCTCCGGCTCGACCGGTGGATCCACGATGTCGCCGACGCCGTCGAGAAACTGCGTCATCACGTCCCCGACAACCTGATGGCGGCCGCCAGGGAGAAGGCCGCCCACGGTGCCGTCGCTCAGGCGTACTGGATCAAGGCCGCGCTCGCAGCCAAGGCGGGAGGGGCGCCCGCGGGCCCGGTCGCGGCGTTCGAGCAGCCCGCGGCCACGGACCAGGACGGAGCGGTCGCATGGCTCCGCCGAGTGGCCAGAGCGTACAAGAAGAGCAGCCCTGCCCAGGCGCAAAGCCTGCTCGCCGCCGCGGGGACAGCCTCATGA
- a CDS encoding PLP-dependent cysteine synthase family protein: MPIVDVDRTDPEYRSWLKEAVRKVQADANRTADTHLLRFPLPEDWGIDLYLKDESTHPTGSLKHRLARSLFLYGLCNGWIRPGKPVIESSSGSTAVSEAYFASLIGVPFIAVMPATTSREKTRLIEFHGGSCHLVQDPRTVYEVSARLAAESGGHYMDQFTYAERATDWRGNNNIAESIYQQLRLERYPEPAWIVATAGTGGTSATIARYVHYMQYDTRVCVPDPENSCFFDGWLTGDATTHCVTASRIEGIGRPRMEPSFVPGAIDRMMKVPDAASVAAVRALETAIGRKAGGSTGTGLWSALKIVSEMVAEGRTGSLVTLLCDPGDRYLDKYYSDEWLAAQGLDIAPYARTIETFLGTGVWGD; this comes from the coding sequence ATGCCGATCGTCGACGTCGACCGCACCGATCCGGAATACCGGAGCTGGCTCAAGGAAGCCGTCCGCAAGGTCCAGGCGGACGCCAACCGCACCGCCGACACCCATCTGCTGCGCTTCCCGCTGCCCGAGGACTGGGGCATCGACCTCTATCTCAAGGACGAGTCGACGCATCCCACCGGCAGTCTCAAGCACCGCCTGGCCCGGTCGCTCTTCCTCTACGGGCTGTGCAACGGCTGGATCCGCCCCGGCAAGCCCGTCATCGAGTCCTCCAGCGGCTCCACGGCCGTCTCCGAGGCGTACTTCGCGTCGCTGATCGGGGTGCCTTTCATCGCCGTGATGCCGGCGACCACGAGCCGCGAGAAGACCCGGCTGATCGAGTTCCACGGCGGCAGCTGCCATCTGGTGCAGGACCCGCGGACCGTCTACGAGGTCTCCGCCCGGCTCGCCGCGGAGTCCGGCGGTCACTACATGGACCAGTTCACGTATGCCGAACGGGCGACGGACTGGCGCGGCAACAACAACATCGCCGAGTCGATCTACCAGCAGCTGCGGCTGGAGCGCTATCCCGAGCCCGCCTGGATCGTGGCCACCGCGGGTACCGGCGGCACCTCCGCCACCATCGCCCGCTACGTCCACTACATGCAGTACGACACCCGCGTCTGCGTCCCCGACCCGGAGAACTCCTGCTTCTTCGACGGCTGGCTCACCGGCGACGCCACGACCCACTGCGTCACCGCCTCCCGCATCGAGGGCATCGGACGGCCACGGATGGAACCGAGCTTCGTGCCCGGCGCGATCGACCGGATGATGAAGGTCCCGGACGCCGCGAGCGTGGCCGCGGTACGCGCCCTGGAGACGGCGATCGGGCGGAAGGCGGGCGGCTCGACCGGCACCGGGCTGTGGAGCGCGCTGAAGATCGTCTCGGAGATGGTCGCCGAAGGCCGCACGGGCTCCCTCGTGACCCTGCTCTGCGACCCGGGTGACCGCTACCTGGACAAGTACTACTCCGACGAGTGGCTGGCGGCCCAAGGGCTGGACATCGCGCCCTATGCGCGGACCATCGAGACGTTTCTCGGGACGGGGGTCTGGGGGGACTGA
- a CDS encoding Rv1733c family protein, producing the protein MRAMRGVWHWRHNPLRRRTDRIEAWAALIAALLIALGAVSVGWFTGQAAHGALTKTVRFQHEQRHLVWVTVDRLLSQAPLDPDPETSSQRDAHRRVIARWTARDGSEHIGQISTPRPVEAGERFRIWTDDRGRVRPRPMDAGTAGTHAVLAGLGAAAATGALIEGGRRLFVWRLMVRRFHAWDAAWERADEDWGRAGAGS; encoded by the coding sequence ATGCGGGCGATGCGAGGGGTGTGGCACTGGCGGCACAATCCGCTTCGGCGCCGGACCGACCGGATCGAGGCATGGGCGGCGCTGATCGCCGCCCTTCTGATCGCTCTCGGGGCGGTCTCCGTCGGGTGGTTCACCGGCCAGGCCGCGCACGGCGCGCTCACGAAGACCGTACGGTTCCAGCACGAGCAGCGGCATCTGGTGTGGGTCACGGTCGACCGGCTGCTCTCCCAGGCCCCGCTGGACCCCGATCCGGAGACCTCCTCGCAGCGTGACGCGCACCGCCGGGTCATCGCCCGGTGGACGGCGCGGGACGGCAGCGAGCACATCGGGCAGATCTCCACACCGCGCCCCGTGGAGGCCGGAGAGCGCTTCCGGATCTGGACCGACGACCGTGGCCGGGTGCGGCCCCGCCCGATGGACGCCGGCACCGCCGGTACGCACGCGGTGCTGGCCGGTCTGGGCGCCGCGGCCGCCACCGGGGCACTGATCGAGGGCGGCCGGCGGCTCTTCGTCTGGCGGCTGATGGTGCGTCGCTTCCATGCCTGGGACGCGGCGTGGGAGCGCGCGGACGAGGACTGGGGACGGGCCGGGGCGGGCAGCTGA
- a CDS encoding toxin, which produces MPSSEPSLSEVQERCKTGLADLPIPNPFSVEQLRMNMEKARGRRIIMQPIPDSMITVSTACGLRIKDTHLSIVLYRKRPSAYLTEHVMLHELVHEWFDHGTQLSPEELQALLPVFGPGLIKRVMAGEATVQARANYRTVEEKIAELGASLIPRMARDVPSDDMLGRLDDTLSRPAGGSYRPGRRLRNLFRRS; this is translated from the coding sequence GTGCCTTCTTCCGAGCCGTCTCTGAGCGAGGTGCAGGAGCGGTGCAAGACCGGCCTGGCAGACCTTCCGATCCCCAACCCGTTCTCAGTAGAGCAGTTGCGGATGAACATGGAGAAGGCCCGCGGCCGCCGGATCATCATGCAGCCCATCCCTGATTCGATGATCACCGTGAGCACGGCGTGCGGGTTGAGGATCAAGGACACCCACCTCAGCATCGTCCTCTACCGCAAGCGCCCGTCGGCCTACTTGACCGAGCACGTCATGTTGCACGAGCTGGTCCACGAGTGGTTCGACCACGGCACTCAGCTCAGCCCCGAGGAACTCCAAGCACTGTTGCCCGTCTTCGGACCGGGCCTGATCAAGCGCGTCATGGCCGGTGAGGCCACCGTGCAGGCACGTGCCAACTACCGCACCGTCGAGGAGAAGATCGCCGAACTCGGCGCCTCTCTCATCCCCCGCATGGCCCGCGACGTGCCAAGCGACGACATGCTCGGCCGCCTGGACGACACCCTCTCCCGGCCCGCCGGCGGCAGTTACCGACCAGGACGCCGCCTTCGCAACCTCTTCCGCCGCTCGTAA